CCGTCAGACCTCTGCGCAGAAGGGATCTTACTTCTCCTCTCAACAGAAAAAGCGCCAGGACTTTGCCCTCGTTGCAATAAGGGAAATCTTTGGGCTAATCAATACCACTCAATTTCATCAAAGCGGCACCCCCTGTCGGGAAACGAGACGCGGGCCTGGACCTGGGCACCTCCAACAAGGGGGCATCCCCGGTCCAGGCCACATCTCCGTCTCGGGGGGTTTCCGGAGGTGCCTTGAGTCCCCCTCAAACACCTGGAAGCACAGGATTCGATCTCCCAAATGAACGGGTTACGTTAGAGAAACTTGATTGACACTGGCATTTGGGGACTTTGCCGACAGGGTAGATGGGATCAATTTTAGGCTAAAAGTCGTCTTCACTTGCGGGGCGTTACTCAAGTCCCGGGAATTCTTGCTTCGGATTATGGAGAAATTCAGGTGGTGGTAACGTCACAAGATCTTTGGGTTTCGAACCAGGAGAATCTATTTAGCAACTGTTGCTCATTCCCTGTAAATTGTACCCTTCTGTAGGTGAGAAGCCAGGAGGTCAGGGATTTGGAAGCACAAGTAGGAGAAAGATCTGTCACAACCCTTAGCATCTGACAGACCCGCCTGTGTCAGTGCAGACAGAAGGCTTAGGGACTGCTTTGTTGCTATACTGTTGCCTGAGAAGGATACGCCTCAATTTTTCTGTGCCTTCTGTTCGTCAGAAAGTTTCTTTCGCTGTGGATAGAAAGTCTTACCCCGCAGCCATTAGGCAAAGAGGCAGAAGCTGAGCTGCAGCTTGTGGAGCGGAGGCTGCAGCCGCAGAAGCCTTTGCTTTCGTGGTTCCTAACGTGGGGACGAGGACATGCCCGTCTCTAGGGGAGATGAGCAGACATGGGTGCCCTCGGGGCCGAGGACCCGCCGGAGTCCCGCTGACATCACCCCCCATCTCATAGGGACAGATCTCAATTCAAAAAGAGAGAGTTGGAGGCCGCGTGAGGGTCGCGATCAGCTGGGTTCACGGGAGGCTGGACGAGCAGGCGGCGAAGCTGCTTCTCACAAACGCAGGACGTTGGCAAAAAACTGACAAATGCGTTTGCGCGCGGAGGTTGTGCTGAGGGCGTCACGCGCAGGCACAGGTGTCATCAGCTGCGTCGGAAAGTCTGATCCAACGATGTGCACCTGTCATCATCGCGCAGCTGCTGCATCGAGTCCTCCCTGCTCTTTCCACCGGATAAATGCGGAGGGCGGAGGAGCTCGGCGGCTGCCCTTGCTCACTGGGAGCTGGGAGCGCTTCTTCCCGAGCTCGGCCTGGCCTGAAAACagttccctccccacccctgcccccaccatcGCTACCTCCTCCCTTCGCTCAGTCCTGTCATGAGGGCCTCAAGCAGTAACCGCTGTAGTGACGGTCTCAAGCAGTAATTGTACAAGTTTGCTACGGTACCTAGAATCggaaaatccatagaaacagaatagACGTTACCAGagatgaggaaaaggagaaatagttTAATGGGAACAGAGGATTTGTTTGGGATgaggaaaaagttctggagatatgggtggtggtggttgtaTTAACCTAAAGGAAAAAACGGAGGCAAAACTAACATAAGGAGAGTTCACTTGGGCCAAGATTGGGAAATGCAACCTGAGAGACAGATTCTAGTTAGCCCTAAGTAAATGCCCCAACTAACAGCAGTTATAATGGGGCTTCTAAGGGAAAGGGGAAGTTCTAAAGCTGATATAAGCTATTGATCAGCTAGACACTGGTTTTTTTCCTAGCTATGGATCAGCTATACGTTCTTTGTATCACACATTCTAGGAACATGAAGATAATTGGTAAAGGTCATATTGTACAACTTGTAACATTTTAGGTAACTTATCAGCTAGTCTGGGAACTACAGAGGGGACAAGTGTAAAAATTCCTTTAAACAACCCCAGGCGTGTGTGAGCGGGGCTGGGTAGGGGTTACTGAATTCTCATGCTCCTGTCTCTCAGCCTAAAACATTTTGTAAAGCTCACATTCTTCAGACTGCTCTGAATCATTGTTGTCAGTTTCAAATGTTTTCTAAGGTCAACTTctggggaagctaaggcaggtcATATATGAAAGTAATTTACCACTTTTTCTCAGATTGGACCTcaatcctaaacaaaatggaAGACAAAGAATTTTCTAAAgtaccaaaaattttaaatttatttcaaccAACCATACTAGGATCGAATCATCTGTTATAGAAAATATTAGAGCACATAGTAATGTAGTCAGTTGTTGGAAAAAATGGCAAGTGGTAATTCAACCAGTTAAGACTTAAGTTGGTGTTTGTGTATTTCTTTGTGGTATTTGTCAGCTTTTTAAAGGTGTAATTTGTAGGagttttttccctgaaaatattatacCTGTGCAATCATGATTTGTAGCCTGTTTTCTTAAGACATCTCAGATTGCATAAGCTTCAGTCTCAGAAAACCTGAATTCCGACCCCCAATAACTTAAAAACCAGTGAGGTAAATACGAATTACATGAGaaagagccaagatcatgcaggCATAGATGGCAGCACAGCAAGACTGCAGGGTCTAAAATTCCCCTCCGCTTCCCCGCTCCCCTCAGGAACTGGTGTGGGCCTTTGTGAGAATACTGGAACGAGAAAAGGAGGTCTCTTCTTGAAGTAACTCAAAGAACTTCTCTTACTCATTTTACTAATCtcggtgtgtatatatatatatatatatatatatctttaaatgCTTGAAATGCTGAAAGTTTTATGTATTACAAGTTACAAGAAAGACAGGATGATTACATACTAATACTTGAGTGATAGGGAATGGCCCAAAATGTATCTTTTGCAAGACAATACTTCCTTAGAAACATTGATTTCTATTTAAAGAGAAATGCCTAAAAGTtggaagtgtaaaaaaaaaaaaaaaaaaaaaaaaaaaaatttcaaaacaaatgtcatgaacaaagtaaaagaaaacaattttaagttGCAGCTGCCCACAACCTGACTTATCTGGGTGTTTAATTTGTAAATTGAGAGGTCACATTTTTCTTGAAGGAGTTTGTCACATTTTGTATGAACTGTAATTGCAGGCTAGGGACAAAGACCCCGGAGACAGTGATGTCAATTTATCTCCTGAATGGGAGTACTAGCCATCGCCATGATGCAAGCTCTCCTATGTAAGTCACTGGATCTCTATCTTCTTAGCAGCCTGCATAATGTAGTTGCTGTCAACTGACATTAGTATTAGGCATTTTACAGATTCAGGCTGGTCTATTTCTAGATCTTCAAACTATTCACCtatcaatgtattttaaaaagtctcataTTAGTTAGGGACTGACCTTATCCTTCTGCCAACAAGATGTAATTCCATGCCGAATCCACTACCTTGTTTAAATTCATACACTCCCTGCATCTGTACTCTGTTCTGTTTCAGTTCAGAAAAGTTTGAAATACACAGAACATAGAGAATACCTCCAATTTAGGAAGTCTGATGTATGCCTCTTAGTTCCACATACTTACTACATAAAGGGTAATGCTGAACAATTGCATGTTAGTTCTGTAATTGCATTCCTTAGTTCTGTAAGGTTTTTCTCTAACTACTCAGATCCATCATGTTTGGGGAAAGATACTGTGGTAAAGTAAGTTTTTTGCAGTCTTGATCAATCGCAGGATGCTTTAAATAGATTCTGGACTTACAAGAAAGTTGGTTCAAACCAGAGAAATACTGGATAATGTTGAAGTTGATACGTCTGACTTTGAACTGTAGATACTTGTGGATATTACTACTCATATAAATCTTACATAATTCCATCTCGTTTTTTAGTTATGGACTCGGTTAtcttttgtgtacatcagaatgTAGCAGATTACTCAAATTCTGTACAGATTTGTCTGCATAATGATTCCAACAGTTTTTATCATTGCAACATATTCACCTACACAATTTTAACATCTTCATAGAGAAGAGCTTATTTGTAGTATTCCACCTTCTTAGGTACCTCATAAGTAACTCTAAAAAGGGTTTAGTTAGGAAGACCTTCCATATCCTGCTCTGAGAAACCACTGCACCATACTTATTTAATACTTAGAAGTTCCCAGAGGCTGATAGGATGTTGAGTGGCTTGCCAGACGTCCAGAAGCTTATCAGTGAAGATAGAATATAAAGCCAGCTTTCTGACTGAACATTAAACATGTTTTTTAATGCTACATGACAAATGCCAAGAATAAAGTTTCAAGGGTAGGAATAGACGGGAAGAACTCAGGTCAACTTCTCTAGAGACTGAAGGTGATCATGCCCTTGGTCTACTTCAAGACAATCCCTCGGCCTTAACCAAAACTTCTCTACCATTCTAGAGCTTCCCCACGTGatttttactttagaaaaatgtcttttcttccACAACTAGAAGTGACACTTCACGTGAAAATACTGCTGGGGAGGAAACATAATGAATCTGATTGTACAGAGAATTAAATGTCTTATAGTCGGGGTCACCATTTAGCCCTGTTTTCTAAAGAGATTCCCTTTCTTATGCCTGTTGTCCTCATCTCCTGTCTAGCTTAGCCTTTTCGCACTCAAACATTCTGAGTTAGATGGTCACCAAGAATTGTGCCAATCTTTGATATGCAGAGCAGAGTCTGACAGAACatcaaaaataaagtagaaaacctGCTGCTGGATCTGCTATTGAAGAGAAAAACATATGGACAGCAAAGGGTGAGATTCCCAAAGCTAACTGTCGCTGCTATTACAATCTTAAGGCTAACCTAGCACTCATTTTTTAGTACCCACTTTTTATACCAGAATTCATACATGCAACAAGGGGTGAAAACTAATTTTACCCGTGATAGTGTTCCCACATCAACAAGGAGAACTGTTGGAACTTCAGTGAGGTCATTCCTGCTCATCATTCACACCTGAACCTCCTGCTTATTTGAAATACAATTAGATGGATTAGGTATGATCTTAAAGTACAAATTTATCATATGGTTCACCTCATAAACCAATAGTTGCATAGTTTTAATGTCTAGACCAAagattttaaatgcctaaaaattacatttaaaaaaattcaaaattgcaTATTAATCACATACCTGgatagaaaatttttttcaaaaactcaGCATACAGAATGATAAAATGTCTTATTTAGGCCAAAAAGTTTTGAAATATCTATCAAAAGTTACAAGTAACTTTGGGGGCAAAATAGCTGCACTTAATAGCACATAAGAATATTACTAAATAATAAATCTTCTATAGACACTTGACAAATCACCTATATAGAAAAGGTCATGAAAAAATAGACAAGATATACACAATATGttcaattttcttcataaatgcaTATTGAGTTTAGATACTAGTGCTAAACGCTGGAGCAAGCATGCTGCCGCAAGGTGTGTTCTATTACTGTTAAGCATCTAACGATTTGGTTGATAAGCTTCTAAAGCATAGTAAACCATTTTCCATGAATTATGCCAGAGAATTCACCTCACAATATTGTATATTATGTAAGCAAACTTAGCAACAACGTGAATGTAAACCGAGTGTGTCACATATTATTCAATCATAGCAATATTTGTAAAGACTACATGGGAAAGATTTGCTAAATATGTGTAAAACTGGATGTTTACTAAAGTTTGAAATTATGCATAGACAGTTATTACATGGGGCATGGTATAATCCGGTTGATTATTTTCCAAGTATTCTTAAATGTTGCTATACTGGGTAATTCTTAAAATACAGGGAATGAATTGATACTGACAGAGTGGAAGATGGCTTTAAAATCTGAATGGTTATGGAACCCACTCATATCTCCCCCTTCCGTTTGTGAAGAAAGCTGGGGAGATCCCCAGGGTCTCATTAGCAAGTTTCAGGGCCAGGAATATTCATGGTCAGGGCTCGGGACACAGCTGCCCTGATAAGGATATTTTTGGacccattttttcctcttgggctTTAATATTCCCAGAGGACCAATAGCAGTCACTGGCTGGTCTCCAGCAGGTATCACCATTCTCTGAATTTACTGTGAAATAACAAGCATAGCCCTCCAAGGATCTTGTTCTTAAGTTATGGACAACCAGGTCTGGGTGAGCAATTTACCTCTCTCCATCATACAAATTGCTGCTAAATGTTTGCCTTTAATTTCCCCAATGGCTTAacggtttttaaaataatagacatTATAAATCAGCTGATGGAAAGCTCTGGCATAAAGCTGGTAATATTTCAAGAATGAGAACTGAAAAATGCATAAGGATATAATGTGGGTTTCATCAGTAAAAATCTGATAATTTTCATCGTTTTCCACCATCCATTGTGGCACAGTTGTGGTGGAATGTACTGAGGGGCCCTGGTGTGAATTTCCTGTCTACCAGCCAGTGGGCTGCAGCTTCCATCATTTTTATTGTCCTTTGTTCACATATACCAAATAAGTCAAAACTGCTGAGGTCTTAAAACCATTCTGAAAGTGCACCTGTGGTCACACACTACACACGTTCTTCATGTGCCTCAATTCTAGGCTCCTCGAAGATGATGTCTTACATTCTTTCAGAACATCAAACTTTGGCCTACCCATTGTGCCTCTCGGGAAACATTTGTGGAATGAAATGTCTACTTTGTCCTGTTGGGAAAACAGCATAGAACAATTAGACTGTCACTGTTTAAAGAGAACCATGTTCCTCTGGGGAAGTTTCCTTAAGCCTCATTTTCAACTGTAGAATGGTCTCGTATCTTACAAAGTTGTTTGGAAACGTAAAATTTACGGATCAGTTATTAATGTTCTTACTGCTATTGGCAGGTGAATGCATATACAAGTAAATCCATTTTTCTAACTTGGTACACACCTAAATTTTTTGGCTCAGTTCTAATTTGGGATGTGTTTAATTCTGGAGGACTTGTTTGGATGAAGGTATTTGGAGCAGTCATATTCTCTCAGGGATGACGCTAGACCAGTGCTGCCTAGTAGAAATCCTGGGGGAGCCACAGATAATTCTAAGTTTTCTAGTAACCACATTAAATTAGattcaaaatgtaaaaaataggTGAAActaattttaatgtatattatcCAAATATATCTAAAAGTTACCATATAATATAGTGTTAAGGAGATgtgttgcatatatttttaacaagTGTTTGAATTCTTAATGTAACTTGTACTGACGGCACCTCTTGCTTTGGAGCAGTCTTGTTTCGGGGGCTCCACAGCTTCATAAGACTCATGGCTGCCACACTGGATAGTGCAGATCTATATGATGCAGGGAGAAGCTATCCAAATAACTCATAAGTGTTCCTAAAtgtggtaaaatattatttaactgATATATATGCATAATCTAACTTCAAGTTAGTGTATCCTAAAAGGGATCTCTCAATCTCTAATATTTAAACTagtttgttttttcataagtTGAATGGGATTGTAACATTTTAACGAGTTGTATGTTAATAATTGGTAGTTCGCTGCTGCAAGAAGGAAAGCAAACACCACTTGACCCTCGACGTTTTCTCCCGTGATTTTTATTCCTATGAATTCTTGGATGACTTCTTAGAACTCAGCTCTTTTTAATTCAACACAGGCTCATTCTCAAATACTCCACCTGATACATGTAAGTTGAGCACTCAAATTTTACAGTGTACAAATGTGTCAAGAATGGTGTAAATTAGGTCAAATAATGCAGTTATTCTTCCATAGGCAAGTACATTACTGGTGGTGATTTTCAAACTGGATTCTGTGAGAACTAGAGTCTAATATAAGGAGAGCAGTGTAGGATGTGGACaatcctcctttcctccccaccACCCTATCCTATTGAATCAGGCTCGTTCCATTCTTATGTGCATCCTCCCCAATGTAAGGTGGTACtcgaaagacagaaataaattggTCATGAACAAAAAGATTGGTGATTACTATTGAGAGTTCATGATGAAacaatcaagaaaataatccTTAAATGAACAATGACGGTGTAATGAGATGTAGCACAATCCTGCTCAGGCAGTTCTCTCAGGAAATTATGAACTTTAAGAAATAAGATGACTTGACCTTGGTTTGTTCATGACTGCATCATAGTGTTTTAGGTAAATCAGATGCCTTTCCAACTTTCATCTGTCTCTTTTGTGTACCCTACAGAGCTATGGAGCGGGGCAATTATTCCACGTATGCCGACCTTATCCTCTTGGGTTTGTTCAGCAACTCCCCTTTCCCCTGGCTTCTCTTTGCCGTCATTCTCCTGGTCTTTGTGACCTCCGTAGCCAGCAACATGGTCATGATCATTCTCATCCACATAGACTCCcgcctccacacccccatgtacttcctGCTCGGCCAGCTCTCCCTCATGGACATCCTGTACATCTTTACCATTGTGCCCAAAATGCTGGTGGACCAGGTGATGAGCCAGAGAGCCATTTCCTTTGCAGGATGCACTGCCCAACACTTTCTCTACTTGACCTTAGCAGGAGCTGAGTTCTTCCTCCTAGGACTCATGTCCTATGATCGCTACATAGCCATCTGCAACCCTCTGCACTATCCTGTCCTCATGAGCCACAAGATCTGGTTGATTGTGGCGGCAGCCTGGCTGGGAGGGTCTATCGATGGTTTCTTGCTCACCCCCGTCACCATGCCGTTCCCCTTCTGTCCCTCTCAGGAGATCAACCACTTCTTCTGCGAGGTCCCTGCCCTTCTGAAGCTCTCCTGTGTGGACACATCCGCCTACGAGACAGCCATGTATGTCTGCTGTATTATGATGCTCCTCATCCCTTTCTCTGTCATCTCAGCCTCTTACACAAGAATTCTCATTACTGTTCATAGGATGAGTGAGGCCCAGGGGAGGCGAAAGGCTGTGGCCACCTGCTCCTCACACATGGTGGTTGTCAGCCTCTTCTATGGGGCTGCCATGTACACATACGTGCTGCCTCACTCCTACCACACACCTGAGCAGGACAAAGCTGTGTCTGCCTTCTACACCATCCTCACTCCCATGCTCAACCCACTCATTTACAGCCTTAGGAACAAGGATGTCACAGGGGCCCTACAGAAGGTTGTGGGGAGGTGTGTGTCCTCAGGAAAGGTAACCACTTTCTAAAGAAATTGCATGTGCTGCTAGAGACTTCAAATGGATACGAGACTTCATCATTGCCCTTGAATTTAAATATTCTCTGCCTGGAAACAAGTCACCCCCATGCCAGCAACTGTGTAGGGCATTTATGGGATTTGGAAAGCTGCCTGGGATTTTAAGGACTTCATTTTTTGAAAGGTATGAAGATTCCGAACAATGAACAATTTAGGATGGGGGTAGGCATAAAGTTGCAGTTTTAGTAGTCACCCATCAGCTTTTAACAAGGTGTGCATTCCTCTAAAAATCATGGAGTAGCCTGTTTCTGGCTCCACTCAGTCATGACGAAAGAAAAGGTCATCTTCAGCTACCTCCCTGACTTCTCTTGACTTTTCCCCTTCAGATACTCTTTGTCCATTGACCATTATAATCAACTcatcaaatattttcatattctgaACATAGCAGTCACCATCTTATCCTCAGGCTGTGTTCTAAGACTTTTGGGGGAAGCCTGAAACCATAGTATAGAACTGTAGAACCTGACTGCTGTCAGTCACAACACATCTTCTCGTCTTCTACCATAAATGTGTAATACGTTTTCTTTCTTACCTAAGCACTTGCCACGTTCTGCAGTTTTTTGAGGTGTGACAGCAAAATTACCACTAATGTGTTTTTCCTTCTACCCAATTTCGAAGATTCATCCTTACTGTAGATCTTGGCAACCTCAGCATATAACTTTTTCTTGCCAGAACCTCCAGTTAAGAACTTATTGGAATgtgtctctgatatggtttggctgtgtctgcaCACaaatatcttgaattgtagctccgataatccccatgtgtagtgggaggggcctggtgggaggtaattgaatcctgggggtgggtttttccca
The DNA window shown above is from Symphalangus syndactylus isolate Jambi chromosome 19, NHGRI_mSymSyn1-v2.1_pri, whole genome shotgun sequence and carries:
- the LOC129458573 gene encoding olfactory receptor 2T27, with amino-acid sequence MERGNYSTYADLILLGLFSNSPFPWLLFAVILLVFVTSVASNMVMIILIHIDSRLHTPMYFLLGQLSLMDILYIFTIVPKMLVDQVMSQRAISFAGCTAQHFLYLTLAGAEFFLLGLMSYDRYIAICNPLHYPVLMSHKIWLIVAAAWLGGSIDGFLLTPVTMPFPFCPSQEINHFFCEVPALLKLSCVDTSAYETAMYVCCIMMLLIPFSVISASYTRILITVHRMSEAQGRRKAVATCSSHMVVVSLFYGAAMYTYVLPHSYHTPEQDKAVSAFYTILTPMLNPLIYSLRNKDVTGALQKVVGRCVSSGKVTTF